A stretch of the Elephas maximus indicus isolate mEleMax1 chromosome 3, mEleMax1 primary haplotype, whole genome shotgun sequence genome encodes the following:
- the LOC126071360 gene encoding coiled-coil-helix-coiled-coil-helix domain-containing protein 2-like: MEASVALPEGAPPASQVNQMTAASRPALPSAIGSPAAAPSAARSGDPDGNHADHVSLGSAVQHRLDHAITAGFSGVNKAEPPRADITCQEPQTAQPAYQKQQFGCCHYEMKQFLECAQNQIDLNLCEGFSKVLKQCRFANRLA; encoded by the coding sequence ATGGAAGCCAGTGTTGCACTTCCTGAAGGGGCCCCTCCTGCCAGCCAGGTGAATCAGATGACAGCCGCCTCCAGGCCAGCCCTGCCATCCGCTATTGGCTCACCTGCTGCTGCACCCTCAGCAGCCAGGTCTGGTGACCCAGATGGCAACCATGCCGACCATGTCTCTCTGGGCTCTGCTGTCCAGCACAGGCTGGACCATGCCATCACTGCAGGCTTCAGTGGAGTAAATAAAGCTGAGCCCCCAAGGGCTGACATCACTTGCCAGGAGCCTCAGACAGCCCAACCAGCATACCAGAAGCAGCAGTTTGGCTGTTGCCACTATGAGATGAAACAGTTTTTGGAGTGTGCCCAGAACCAGATTGACCTCAACCTTTGTGAGGGTTTCAGCAAGGTGTTGAAGCAGTGCAGATTTGCAAATAGATTAGCATAA